The proteins below are encoded in one region of Limnochorda pilosa:
- a CDS encoding mandelate racemase/muconate lactonizing enzyme family protein, with protein MKITRVAAHLLRSVVKPALLPDQAGLRSLEISAVLVEVETDVGVTGVGESFYRSLEDNRFLAESVRAMGRHVVGKDPLDVSQRWQELYVHVKRSGAYGALSALDEAMWDIKGKVAGRPIYQLLGGKTTPVRAYATYPLGQSIEEAVEGAHWLAEHGFQLMKIPVGRGVDHDRKVVRELVPRLPKGFGLAIDANTTYSFSDAFAVAETASEHGVAWFEEPIEHMDLQGMAELNRRLSVPIAGYQTFNTHYPAVELLKANALDVYQPSLDYVGGVTAAQRVGVLVEAFGKRLVPHTMGPIVNFAASLHVAAAQRACTLIEFPVLSRDVENPGRVHTGTYVTNVEEISLREDGTLLPPERPGIGVEIDWEAVRSVQEAELSVQG; from the coding sequence GTGAAGATCACACGTGTGGCCGCCCACCTGCTCCGCAGCGTCGTGAAGCCCGCCCTCCTACCCGACCAGGCAGGCCTCCGTTCCCTGGAGATCAGCGCCGTGCTCGTGGAGGTGGAGACGGACGTGGGCGTCACGGGCGTCGGAGAGTCCTTCTACCGATCCCTGGAGGATAACCGCTTCCTAGCCGAAAGCGTGCGCGCCATGGGTCGTCACGTGGTGGGCAAGGATCCGCTCGACGTCAGCCAGCGGTGGCAGGAGCTCTACGTCCACGTGAAACGGTCCGGCGCCTACGGCGCCCTGAGTGCCCTCGACGAGGCGATGTGGGACATCAAGGGAAAGGTGGCCGGCAGGCCCATCTACCAGCTCCTGGGAGGCAAGACCACCCCGGTCCGCGCGTACGCCACCTACCCGCTCGGCCAGTCGATCGAAGAGGCGGTCGAGGGCGCGCACTGGCTGGCCGAGCACGGGTTCCAGCTGATGAAGATCCCCGTCGGGCGCGGCGTCGACCACGACAGGAAGGTCGTCCGGGAGCTGGTGCCCCGCCTGCCGAAGGGCTTCGGGCTCGCCATCGACGCCAACACCACGTACTCCTTCTCGGACGCCTTCGCCGTCGCGGAGACGGCGAGCGAGCACGGCGTGGCCTGGTTCGAGGAGCCGATCGAGCACATGGACCTCCAGGGCATGGCGGAGCTGAACCGGCGGCTCAGCGTCCCCATCGCCGGGTACCAGACCTTCAACACCCACTACCCCGCCGTCGAGCTGCTGAAGGCGAACGCCCTCGACGTCTACCAGCCCTCCCTCGACTACGTGGGCGGGGTGACCGCGGCCCAGCGGGTGGGCGTCCTGGTGGAGGCCTTCGGGAAGCGGCTGGTGCCGCACACCATGGGGCCCATCGTCAACTTCGCCGCGAGCCTGCACGTGGCGGCGGCCCAGCGGGCCTGCACCCTGATCGAGTTCCCCGTCCTCTCGCGTGACGTCGAGAACCCAGGCAGGGTGCACACCGGGACCTACGTCACCAACGTGGAGGAGATCAGCCTCCGGGAGGACGGCACCCTCCTTCCCCCTGAGCGACCCGGCATCGGTGTGGAGATCGACTGGGAGGCCGTCCGTTCCGTTCAGGAGGCAGAGCTGTCCGTGCAGGGCTAG
- a CDS encoding MmgE/PrpD family protein, with the protein MPLLTRATGPGGGGRTSLSEILADFVARTRFDDLPGAVVHEVRRSFLNWLGVTLGAAREEAVRIAARVLAQADPAPQATVVGHRRRLDCAAAALVNGLAAHLYDFDDTHARSILHPSAPIFPTCLALSEHLDLPGEAFITAYVVGSEVADRIAAAVTPWHNEAGWHVTGTVGTFGAAAAASKLLGLSTAQAVHALGLAATQAAGLREMFGSMAKPLHPGKAAWNGLLAASLAREGFTSSLQGLEGRRGFLAVMTPGSNPDALTHDLGRDFEMVKNRYKPYACGVVTHAAIDAAIEARRRGIEAAQVERVEAFVHPLVQELTGKAEPQTGLEGKFSVSHCIAVGLIDGRAGPGAFTDARVRSHDAAELRRKVQLVVDPDMGEEAARLVVRTVDGRQETITVDLATGSLERPMSDRALEEKFRMLVEASVGRERTQALIDAVWSLGAGASMRDLARSIPVVEEP; encoded by the coding sequence ATGCCATTGCTGACTCGTGCCACCGGTCCCGGCGGCGGTGGGAGGACCTCACTCAGCGAAATCCTGGCGGACTTCGTGGCAAGGACGCGCTTCGACGATCTCCCCGGCGCGGTGGTCCACGAAGTGCGTCGGAGCTTCCTCAACTGGCTGGGGGTGACCCTGGGGGCGGCCCGGGAGGAGGCGGTCCGCATCGCGGCCCGGGTGCTGGCGCAGGCCGATCCCGCGCCGCAGGCGACCGTCGTCGGGCACCGGCGAAGGTTGGACTGCGCGGCGGCAGCCCTCGTGAACGGCCTGGCGGCACACCTCTACGACTTCGACGACACCCACGCTCGAAGCATCCTCCATCCGAGCGCCCCGATCTTCCCTACGTGCCTGGCTCTCTCCGAGCACCTCGACCTGCCGGGCGAAGCCTTCATCACCGCCTACGTGGTGGGGTCCGAGGTGGCGGATCGGATCGCGGCGGCGGTCACTCCGTGGCACAACGAGGCAGGATGGCACGTGACGGGGACGGTGGGCACCTTCGGCGCCGCCGCCGCCGCGAGCAAGTTGCTCGGGCTCTCCACGGCCCAGGCGGTTCACGCTCTGGGACTGGCGGCGACCCAGGCGGCCGGGTTGCGGGAGATGTTCGGCAGCATGGCCAAGCCGCTCCACCCAGGCAAGGCGGCCTGGAACGGGCTTCTCGCGGCGAGCCTCGCTCGGGAAGGGTTTACGAGCTCCCTCCAGGGGCTGGAGGGCCGGCGAGGCTTCCTGGCCGTGATGACCCCCGGCTCGAATCCGGACGCGCTGACCCACGATCTGGGCCGCGACTTCGAGATGGTCAAGAACCGGTACAAACCCTATGCGTGTGGCGTCGTCACCCACGCGGCCATCGATGCGGCGATCGAGGCCCGGCGGCGGGGCATCGAGGCTGCTCAGGTCGAACGGGTGGAAGCGTTCGTCCACCCGCTCGTGCAGGAACTCACGGGGAAAGCGGAGCCGCAGACAGGGCTGGAGGGGAAGTTCAGCGTCTCCCACTGCATCGCCGTAGGGCTGATCGACGGGCGCGCCGGGCCGGGGGCGTTCACCGACGCACGCGTTCGCTCGCACGACGCGGCCGAGCTCAGGAGGAAGGTCCAGTTGGTGGTGGACCCGGACATGGGTGAAGAGGCAGCCCGCCTGGTGGTGCGCACGGTGGACGGCCGGCAGGAGACGATCACCGTCGACTTGGCGACCGGCAGCCTGGAGCGGCCGATGAGCGACCGGGCCCTCGAGGAGAAGTTCCGGATGCTGGTCGAAGCGTCTGTCGGGCGCGAGCGCACCCAGGCTCTGATCGACGCCGTCTGGTCCCTCGGGGCCGGCGCGAGCATGCGGGATCTGGCGCGCTCGATTCCCGTCGTGGAGGAGCCCTGA
- a CDS encoding SDR family NAD(P)-dependent oxidoreductase, whose product MAGGSYGIGRAVARSLLEEGARVALLARNGEALRAAADQLRREVPGAELPLIEADATKPEAVTRAMGHLEHEWGGVDILVNAVGRSHRGRLDELTPPEWAANWEVNVLSSALLARAARVPMARQGHGKMVFLGAASGKQPTEGQLASNVHKAGLLAFVKTLATELAPEGIRVNAVCPGRVMTPLRMEKAREESAEAGITVEEYFDRLRATIPLGRLARPEEVAAVVTFLCSEQASYVTGQAISVDGGLVRSIL is encoded by the coding sequence GTGGCGGGCGGGAGCTACGGCATCGGCCGCGCCGTGGCCCGGTCCTTGCTGGAAGAGGGGGCTCGGGTGGCGCTCCTGGCCAGGAACGGGGAGGCTCTCCGCGCCGCGGCCGACCAGCTTCGCAGGGAGGTGCCGGGAGCGGAGCTGCCGCTCATCGAGGCGGACGCGACGAAGCCCGAGGCGGTCACCCGCGCGATGGGCCACCTGGAGCACGAGTGGGGCGGCGTCGACATCCTGGTCAACGCCGTGGGCCGAAGTCATCGGGGGCGCCTCGATGAGCTGACGCCCCCGGAATGGGCAGCGAACTGGGAGGTGAACGTCCTTTCCAGCGCCCTCCTCGCCCGGGCGGCAAGGGTGCCCATGGCCCGCCAGGGCCACGGTAAGATGGTTTTCCTGGGAGCCGCGTCAGGCAAGCAGCCGACGGAGGGGCAACTCGCCTCCAACGTCCACAAGGCGGGGCTCCTGGCCTTCGTGAAGACGCTGGCCACCGAGCTGGCGCCGGAGGGAATCCGGGTCAACGCGGTCTGCCCAGGCCGGGTGATGACGCCGCTCCGGATGGAGAAGGCGCGAGAGGAGTCGGCGGAGGCAGGGATCACCGTGGAGGAGTACTTCGACCGCCTCCGCGCGACGATCCCGCTCGGCAGACTGGCCCGGCCTGAGGAGGTGGCGGCGGTGGTCACCTTCCTCTGCTCCGAACAGGCGAGCTACGTCACCGGCCAGGCGATCAGCGTCGACGGGGGGCTGGTGCGGTCGATCCTGTAA
- a CDS encoding GntR family transcriptional regulator, with translation MEEIRRDAPVPLYYQLYDILLRRITDGTYAPGDQIPTELELSRRYQVSRVTVKQAIQRLATEGHLYRVQGKGTFVAKPRIPRWLKQVQSFIEEMSAKGMVVETVALDVGLHPCDRQVAEALKLEVGEPVNRIKRLRKVDGDPVALQTSYVPDRLCPGLAQLPEIRSGSLYAAMERNYGRRPVHAYETYEVKVATDPERVKLLDIEPGAPYLAVTRISHLENGTPVEWATSSLRGDRYKLEVELGAELS, from the coding sequence ATGGAAGAGATCCGGCGGGATGCGCCAGTACCGCTGTATTACCAGCTCTACGACATCCTCCTGCGACGCATCACCGACGGAACCTATGCGCCGGGCGACCAGATCCCCACGGAGCTCGAACTGAGCCGACGCTACCAGGTGAGCCGGGTGACGGTAAAGCAGGCGATCCAACGGCTCGCGACGGAGGGGCACCTCTACCGGGTCCAGGGGAAGGGCACCTTCGTGGCCAAGCCCCGCATCCCGCGCTGGCTGAAGCAGGTGCAGAGCTTCATCGAGGAGATGTCCGCGAAAGGCATGGTCGTGGAAACCGTCGCCCTGGATGTGGGGCTCCACCCGTGCGACAGGCAGGTCGCAGAGGCGCTGAAGCTCGAGGTGGGAGAGCCCGTCAACCGCATCAAGCGGCTTCGGAAGGTGGACGGCGATCCCGTGGCCCTGCAAACCAGCTATGTGCCCGATCGGCTCTGCCCCGGACTTGCGCAACTGCCGGAGATCCGATCGGGCTCGCTCTATGCGGCGATGGAGCGTAACTATGGGCGCCGGCCCGTCCATGCCTACGAGACATACGAAGTGAAGGTGGCCACGGACCCCGAACGTGTTAAGCTGCTCGACATCGAACCGGGCGCACCGTACTTGGCAGTGACCCGGATCTCACACCTGGAGAACGGCACTCCCGTGGAGTGGGCGACCTCTTCCCTCCGGGGCGACCGCTACAAGCTCGAAGTCGAGCTGGGCGCCGAACTGTCGTGA
- a CDS encoding cytosine permease, translated as MRWYATLAVVLAWVINPAPALTGGMIGAGLSGSAALLAIALGSLVVALYSVPIGIAGCQTGLSTALLSRRVFGQRGSDIVAFFMGAANVIFYGVVVGIFVATLEAVLGASPGSMMVWGGVLFAIAMASSAFFGYRGLQILSNVTVPFFLLVLIISVTRAVGDAGGWAKTLAVQPTSPIAFGSAVTAAIGIFVVGATLIADVTRYARDNASSLIASLVGFGAGLTFFVGLGAIGAKAAGSGDLIQLMVSQGWLWIGALVLLLSSWTSGDNNIYSAGLALAKIFNRPKRTFTIVTVIVGAVVAATGAYQNLLAYLGFIALTIPPVGSIIAIDYFIVRREAEAEEQEYNTGALVAWALAMLIDYVAAFRMGIGASGLNGLIAGGALYYAWHALFGRR; from the coding sequence GTGCGATGGTACGCGACCCTTGCGGTCGTGCTGGCATGGGTGATCAACCCTGCGCCCGCCCTGACCGGCGGCATGATCGGCGCCGGACTCTCAGGATCGGCCGCCCTGCTGGCGATCGCGCTCGGATCCTTGGTAGTGGCGCTCTACTCCGTGCCCATTGGCATCGCCGGATGTCAGACGGGGCTCTCTACCGCGCTGCTCTCGCGCAGGGTCTTCGGTCAAAGGGGGAGCGACATCGTTGCCTTCTTCATGGGAGCGGCCAACGTCATCTTCTACGGCGTCGTGGTCGGTATCTTCGTCGCCACCCTGGAGGCGGTGCTCGGTGCGTCACCGGGCTCCATGATGGTCTGGGGTGGTGTCCTCTTCGCCATAGCGATGGCCTCCAGCGCCTTCTTCGGCTACCGGGGCCTGCAGATCCTGAGCAACGTGACCGTTCCGTTCTTCCTCCTGGTCCTCATCATCTCCGTCACCAGGGCCGTCGGCGATGCGGGAGGCTGGGCGAAGACCCTCGCGGTCCAGCCGACCAGCCCGATCGCCTTCGGCAGCGCAGTGACGGCCGCCATCGGCATCTTCGTGGTGGGCGCGACGCTGATCGCGGATGTCACCCGCTATGCCCGGGATAACGCCAGCTCTCTGATTGCCAGCCTCGTGGGCTTTGGCGCAGGTCTCACCTTCTTCGTGGGCCTGGGTGCCATCGGCGCCAAGGCCGCTGGGTCAGGGGACCTGATCCAGCTCATGGTCTCCCAGGGATGGCTGTGGATCGGAGCCCTCGTTCTGCTGCTGTCCTCGTGGACGTCGGGCGACAACAACATCTACTCGGCGGGGCTCGCGCTGGCCAAGATCTTCAACCGTCCCAAGCGCACCTTCACCATCGTCACGGTCATCGTCGGGGCGGTGGTGGCAGCGACGGGCGCCTACCAGAACCTGCTCGCCTACCTTGGCTTCATTGCCCTGACCATTCCGCCGGTGGGTAGCATCATCGCCATCGACTACTTCATCGTACGGAGAGAGGCAGAGGCAGAGGAACAGGAGTACAACACCGGAGCGCTCGTCGCGTGGGCCCTGGCCATGCTGATCGACTACGTCGCCGCCTTCCGTATGGGCATCGGCGCGTCGGGTCTGAACGGACTGATTGCAGGCGGCGCGCTTTACTACGCTTGGCACGCTCTCTTCGGGCGTCGCTAG
- a CDS encoding hydantoinase B/oxoprolinase family protein, whose amino-acid sequence MNTDPITFALIESALKGIVDEMNVTLFRSAYSPVITEGRDIGGAVFNRRGELLAQGSSDLAVFVGMLEYFTRAVTTEFGDTLQPGDVFINNDPFAAGTHFNDVGVLKPVFFGGELAGFVAIVGHWPDVGGAEPGSFASDARDYHKEGLRIPPARLYRGNELNKGLYDVIFANVRIPEEREGDVRAQVGAVNVGERRLKELFDRYGTGIVFEVMDEMIAHSEKLMRAAIRTVPAGSYEWTDTIDNGHRVHLRLTVAEESLSLDFHGSDPQSDTSANSTASATASAVYVTLKSLFPEIPMNHGCFIPIELIMPEGTVVNARPPAAISMMAATVYERVIGVVLGALSQAIPDRIAACPYGLINLTIGGTDPRNGREYVAYLFSEGGFGASSWEDGSSGLVSLYGGGARITPVEVFERRYPMRFLEWTFRQDSEGAGRFRGGFGARKTFTITRGSARVTALGDRESHPPFGVQGGESAAPQGLHLVRSNGDEENLTLKAVGRVVGEGERVIILGSGGGGYGDPLDRDPELVLADVRDELLSVDRARKVYGVVVALEGGQYALDRGATERLRAERREDRP is encoded by the coding sequence GTGAATACGGATCCGATCACGTTCGCACTCATCGAGAGCGCCCTGAAGGGTATCGTCGATGAGATGAACGTCACCCTCTTCCGGTCCGCGTACTCCCCAGTCATAACCGAGGGAAGGGACATCGGCGGCGCGGTCTTCAACCGGAGAGGGGAGTTGCTTGCCCAGGGAAGCTCGGACTTGGCCGTCTTCGTCGGTATGCTGGAGTACTTCACCCGAGCCGTGACCACGGAATTCGGCGACACCCTGCAGCCAGGAGACGTCTTCATCAACAACGACCCGTTCGCGGCGGGCACCCACTTCAACGACGTGGGGGTCCTGAAGCCCGTCTTCTTCGGCGGGGAGCTGGCCGGATTCGTCGCCATCGTCGGGCACTGGCCCGACGTTGGCGGCGCCGAGCCGGGGAGCTTCGCATCGGACGCGCGGGACTACCACAAGGAAGGCCTGCGCATCCCGCCTGCCCGTCTCTACCGGGGCAACGAGCTGAACAAGGGCCTCTACGACGTGATCTTCGCCAACGTGCGCATCCCGGAGGAGAGGGAAGGCGACGTACGGGCGCAGGTGGGTGCGGTCAACGTGGGCGAGCGCCGTCTCAAGGAGCTGTTCGACCGCTACGGCACCGGCATCGTCTTCGAAGTCATGGACGAGATGATCGCCCACTCGGAGAAGCTGATGCGGGCCGCCATCCGGACCGTCCCGGCCGGCAGCTACGAGTGGACCGACACCATCGACAACGGGCACAGGGTCCACCTCAGACTGACGGTCGCGGAAGAGTCCCTGAGCCTGGACTTTCATGGCAGCGACCCGCAGTCCGACACGTCAGCCAACAGCACGGCGAGCGCCACGGCGTCCGCCGTCTATGTGACGCTCAAGTCGCTCTTCCCCGAGATCCCCATGAACCATGGCTGCTTCATCCCGATCGAACTGATCATGCCCGAGGGCACCGTCGTCAACGCCAGGCCGCCCGCCGCCATCTCCATGATGGCCGCCACCGTCTACGAGCGGGTGATCGGCGTCGTCCTCGGCGCGCTGAGCCAGGCGATCCCCGACCGGATCGCCGCCTGCCCCTACGGGCTCATCAACCTGACCATAGGGGGTACCGACCCCCGCAACGGGCGGGAGTACGTCGCCTACCTCTTTTCGGAGGGCGGCTTCGGTGCAAGCTCGTGGGAGGACGGGAGCAGCGGGCTCGTCTCCCTTTACGGGGGTGGGGCGCGCATTACACCGGTGGAGGTCTTCGAACGGCGGTACCCGATGCGCTTCCTGGAGTGGACGTTCCGGCAGGACTCGGAGGGCGCCGGCCGCTTCCGAGGTGGCTTTGGAGCCCGCAAGACCTTCACCATCACCCGGGGCTCGGCGCGGGTGACGGCTCTGGGCGACCGGGAGTCCCACCCGCCCTTCGGGGTGCAGGGAGGCGAGAGCGCCGCCCCCCAGGGGCTCCATCTGGTCCGGAGCAACGGGGACGAGGAGAACCTGACGCTCAAGGCGGTCGGCCGGGTGGTCGGCGAGGGGGAGAGGGTGATCATCCTGGGCAGCGGCGGGGGTGGCTACGGGGATCCCCTCGATCGGGACCCTGAGCTGGTGCTGGCTGACGTCCGGGACGAGCTTCTCAGCGTTGATCGGGCCCGGAAGGTATACGGGGTGGTCGTCGCGCTCGAGGGCGGTCAGTATGCCCTCGACCGTGGGGCGACCGAGCGCCTGCGGGCCGAACGAAGGGAGGATCGGCCATGA
- a CDS encoding hydantoinase/oxoprolinase family protein: MRLVGVDVGGTFTDICAIDEEARRLHVYKVPSTPDDPSRGAVSGIERTRFPMNEVDRIHHGTTVATNAVIQRTGARVGLLTTHGFRDVLQIRRTTRGELYNLHWHPPAELVPRRRRVEIDERMSADGEVITPLRPEEVVEKTRGLVEQGVEALAIAFLNAYANPAHEQQAAEIVQKHFPGLFVVTSAEIIPEWREFERTSTAVVAAYVGPLLEHYLEKFDSRLAAAGYRRDLLIMLSNGGVATRRDLRKRAAHTLMSGPAAGVVAAKRIGDELSEPNVVSIDIGGTSTDIAVVADGEPRLASEQEIEFGTVVHLPVIDVQSIGAGGGTIAWVDQGGALRLGPGSAGSEPGPACYGRGGTEPTITDACVEMGILSKEGLLGGEMPLVPERATESLQRLGSSLGLTPLETAIGVVRVAVQSIALAVRRMTLERGDDPRGFSLFCAGGAGPMLGALVAEELGITRLIVPRFPGACSAYGLLQSDVRRDYAQTFARPLAPKSWDDARRRLTEMEELGRQDLDRDGILRESQRYEYRCAMRYYAQTHELEVELASDATVDQVRELFRQAHEREFGFVAGPEEPVEVVNLRVTAVGQVARPQLGGLPRAEEEGRRAIRSTTRKVHFTSERAEEATVQWRDDLAQGDRVRGPAIVEQYDSTTLIPPDWTVEVQATGDLLVVRGGG; this comes from the coding sequence ATGAGGCTGGTCGGGGTCGACGTGGGCGGAACCTTCACGGACATCTGCGCCATCGATGAGGAGGCGCGACGGCTCCACGTGTACAAGGTGCCTAGCACGCCGGACGATCCGTCGCGGGGTGCCGTCAGCGGGATCGAGCGGACCCGCTTCCCCATGAACGAGGTGGACCGCATCCACCACGGCACGACCGTTGCGACGAACGCGGTCATCCAGCGGACCGGGGCGCGGGTGGGTCTCCTGACGACCCACGGGTTCCGGGACGTGCTCCAGATCCGGCGCACGACCCGAGGCGAGCTCTACAACCTTCACTGGCATCCCCCGGCCGAGCTGGTGCCGCGCCGGCGCCGCGTCGAGATCGACGAGCGGATGAGCGCGGATGGCGAGGTGATCACACCCCTCCGGCCGGAGGAGGTAGTGGAGAAGACCCGAGGGCTCGTGGAACAGGGAGTCGAGGCGCTGGCCATCGCCTTCCTCAACGCCTACGCCAACCCTGCGCACGAGCAACAGGCCGCTGAAATCGTCCAGAAGCACTTTCCGGGTCTCTTTGTCGTCACGTCCGCCGAGATCATCCCGGAGTGGCGAGAGTTCGAGAGGACCAGCACCGCCGTCGTCGCCGCCTACGTGGGTCCGTTGCTCGAGCACTACCTTGAGAAGTTCGACAGCCGCCTGGCGGCTGCAGGCTACCGGCGCGACCTCCTGATCATGCTCTCGAACGGAGGTGTCGCCACGCGGAGGGACCTGAGGAAGCGAGCGGCGCACACCCTCATGTCCGGACCGGCCGCCGGGGTGGTGGCGGCGAAGCGGATCGGAGACGAGCTGAGCGAGCCGAACGTGGTCAGCATCGACATCGGCGGAACCTCGACGGATATCGCCGTGGTCGCCGACGGGGAGCCACGGCTCGCAAGCGAGCAGGAGATCGAGTTCGGGACCGTAGTCCACCTGCCGGTCATCGACGTCCAGAGCATCGGCGCCGGCGGTGGGACCATCGCCTGGGTGGACCAGGGCGGCGCCCTGCGCCTCGGGCCGGGGAGCGCCGGGTCCGAGCCCGGCCCCGCCTGCTATGGACGGGGCGGCACCGAACCGACCATCACCGACGCCTGCGTGGAGATGGGCATCCTCAGCAAGGAGGGCCTCCTTGGGGGCGAGATGCCGCTCGTTCCTGAGCGGGCGACCGAGAGCCTGCAGCGCCTCGGATCGTCGCTCGGGCTCACGCCGCTCGAGACGGCGATAGGGGTGGTTCGCGTCGCGGTCCAGTCGATCGCCCTCGCTGTGCGGCGGATGACCCTCGAGCGCGGCGACGACCCGCGCGGGTTCAGCCTCTTCTGCGCCGGGGGCGCAGGTCCCATGCTGGGGGCCTTGGTGGCAGAGGAGCTAGGGATCACGCGGCTCATCGTCCCCAGATTCCCGGGTGCCTGCTCTGCCTACGGCCTGCTCCAGAGCGACGTCCGCCGCGACTACGCGCAGACCTTCGCTCGGCCTCTCGCACCGAAGTCATGGGACGATGCGCGGCGTCGTCTTACTGAGATGGAGGAGTTGGGCCGCCAGGACCTTGATCGGGACGGCATTCTCCGCGAGAGCCAGCGGTACGAGTACCGCTGCGCGATGCGCTACTACGCCCAGACCCACGAGTTGGAGGTCGAGCTCGCGTCCGACGCCACCGTCGACCAGGTACGGGAGCTCTTCCGCCAAGCCCATGAGCGAGAGTTCGGCTTCGTGGCCGGGCCGGAGGAGCCGGTCGAAGTCGTCAACCTGCGCGTCACCGCCGTGGGACAGGTAGCCCGGCCACAACTGGGGGGGCTCCCGCGGGCAGAGGAGGAAGGACGCAGGGCTATCCGCAGCACGACTCGGAAGGTTCACTTCACCAGCGAGCGCGCCGAGGAGGCCACGGTCCAGTGGAGGGACGACCTGGCTCAGGGGGATCGCGTGCGCGGTCCTGCCATCGTGGAGCAGTACGATTCGACGACCCTCATCCCTCCCGATTGGACCGTGGAGGTCCAGGCAACGGGGGACCTCCTGGTGGTGCGAGGCGGGGGCTGA
- a CDS encoding sugar isomerase domain-containing protein, with protein sequence MSASAYLSAISSLLSKIEESELPKIQAAARACADSIEKGGWVYSFGSGHSVIPVMDVFPRYGSFVGFMPITDPRLMWTSVLGPGGAPGILWLERQEGYVATLLSGYVLRPEDTLIVYSHGGLNAAPVEAAAYARRSGTTVIAVTSGDNHVRASATHSSGKKLGDLADVLIDNCVPLEDALVSVDGVVAPVGAGSTVAVTAITSALVAEVAAELARRGRPPVPFASPNIHGIPPSHNEGVFEAFRLRVAGSAARGAKD encoded by the coding sequence ATGTCCGCATCCGCCTACCTGAGTGCCATCAGCTCGTTGCTCTCCAAGATCGAGGAATCCGAGCTGCCGAAGATCCAGGCGGCCGCGCGAGCCTGTGCCGATTCCATCGAAAAGGGCGGCTGGGTCTACTCGTTCGGGAGTGGCCATTCCGTCATTCCGGTGATGGACGTCTTCCCGCGCTACGGTAGCTTTGTTGGGTTCATGCCCATCACCGACCCGCGGCTCATGTGGACCTCCGTCCTCGGACCAGGCGGGGCCCCCGGCATCCTCTGGCTGGAGAGGCAAGAGGGGTACGTGGCGACGCTCTTGAGCGGCTACGTCCTCCGGCCAGAGGACACGCTCATCGTCTACTCGCACGGTGGGCTGAACGCTGCCCCGGTGGAGGCCGCCGCCTACGCACGGCGCTCGGGCACCACGGTGATCGCCGTCACTTCGGGAGACAACCACGTCCGAGCCTCCGCTACCCATTCCTCTGGGAAGAAGCTCGGTGACCTGGCCGACGTCCTGATCGACAACTGCGTCCCGCTGGAGGACGCGCTCGTGAGCGTGGACGGCGTCGTCGCCCCCGTGGGTGCAGGCTCGACCGTTGCCGTGACCGCCATCACCAGCGCCTTGGTGGCGGAGGTGGCGGCTGAGCTGGCGCGGAGGGGACGTCCGCCGGTTCCCTTCGCCTCACCGAACATCCACGGGATTCCGCCGAGCCACAACGAGGGCGTCTTCGAGGCGTTCCGCCTGCGGGTGGCCGGGAGCGCCGCACGGGGTGCGAAGGACTGA